The proteins below are encoded in one region of Triticum aestivum cultivar Chinese Spring chromosome 1B, IWGSC CS RefSeq v2.1, whole genome shotgun sequence:
- the LOC123149156 gene encoding AAA-ATPase At3g50940, whose product MAPSYDKTIATAASLAASLILVRSLASELLPSEVRGALSAVIASLRSRMTWQHTIVIEETEGWSSNRVYNAVKAYLATRINTNINMQRLRVSSADEPEKMVVSMEAGEEMTDVYQGAEFKWCLVTREVSGDLNNGGGGAREIRSYELSFNKRHKEKALKEYLPFIAATAKAIKDQERSLSIYMNERYDEWSPIDLQHPSTFDTLAMDQKQKQSIVDDLDRFIKRKEYYRKIGKAWKRGYLLYGPPGTGKSSLIAAIANHLRFDIYDLELTGVNSNSDLRKLLVGMTNRSILVVEDIDCTIELEQREEDDEEDSKSNSTEKKAQDKVTLSGLLNFVDGLWSTSGEERILIFTTNYKERLDPALLRPGRMDMHIHMGYCTTEAFQILANNYHSIDYHVTYPEIEALIEEVTVTPAEVAEVLMRSDDTDVALHDLVKLLEFKKKEATEIKTGSKQAEEKKDGDEIKTGSKQAEEKKDANEIKTESTEVDGGDEIKAESVQVEEKKDDKEAVVKNEFTENGSG is encoded by the exons ATGGCGCCGTCCTACGACAAGACCATCGCCACGGCGGCCTCCCTCGCGGCGTCCCTGATACTCGTCCGCAGCCTGGCAAGCGAGCTGCTGCCGTCCGAGGTGCGCGGCGCCCTCTCCGCGGTGATCGCCAGCCTCCGCTCACGCATGACGTGGCAGCACACCATCGTCATCGAGGAGACCGAGGGCTGGTCCAGCAACCGCGTCTACAACGCCGTCAAGGCCTACCTGGCCACGCGCATcaacaccaacatcaacatgcaGCGCCTGCGCGTCAGCAGCGCTGACGAACCCGAGAAGATGGTCGTAAGCATGGAGGCGGGCGAAGAGATGACAGATGTGTATCAAGGAGCGGAGTTCAAGTGGTGCCTGGTCACCCGCGAGGTCAGTGGCGACCTGAACAACGGCGGTGGCGGGGCCCGGGAGATCAGGTCCTATGAACTGAGCTTCAACAAGAGGCACAAGGAGAAGGCCCTGAAAGAGTATCTCCCGTTCATCGCCGCCACGGCCAAGGCCATCAAGGACCAGGAGAGGAGCCTCAGCATCTACATGAATGAACGCTACGACGAGTGGTCCCCGATTGACCTCCAACATCCCTCCACGTTTGACACGCTAGCCATGGACCAGAAGCAGAAGCAGTCAATTGTCGATGACCTCGACAGGTTCATCAAGAGGAAAGAGTACTACAGGAAGATCGGCAAGGCGTGGAAGCGTGGGTACCTGTTGTACGGCCCTCCAGGCACCGGCAAGTCCAGCCTCATCGCCGCCATTGCCAACCACCTCAGGTTTGACATTTACGACCTCGAGCTGACCGGGGTCAATTCCAACTCGGACCTCAGGAAGCTTCTTGTCGGGATGACCAACCGGTCCATTCTCGTGGTTGAGGACATCGACTGCACCATTGAACTGGAGCAGCGGGAGGAAGATGACGAGGAGGATTCCAAATCCAATTCTACAGAAAAGAAGGCACAAGACAAG GTTACATTGTCTGGGCTGCTCAATTTTGTAGACGGCTTGTGGTCGACAAGTGGGGAGGAAAGGATCCTCATCTTCACAACCAATTACAAGGAGCGTCTCGACCCAGCACTTCTGCGGCCTGGCAGGATGGACATGCACATCCACATGGGGTACTGCACCACAGAGGCCTTCCAGATCCTTGCCAATAACTACCATTCCATTGACTACCATGTCACCTATCCTGAGATCGAGGCGTTGATCGAGGAGGTCACGGTGACGCCTGCAGAGGTCGCCGAGGTTCTGATGAGGAGCGATGACACTGATGTTGCCCTCCATGATCTTGTCAAGCTCCTAGAGTTTAAGAAGAAAGAGGCCACTGAGATCAAGACTGGAAGTAAGCAGGCGGAAGAGAAGAAAGATGGTGATGAGATCAAGACTGGAAGTAAGCAGGCAGAAGAGAAGAAAGACGCCAATGAGATCAAGACAGAGAGTACGGAGGTGGACGGTGGCGATGAGATCAAGGCTGAAAGTGTGCAGGTAGAGGAAAAGAAAGATGACAAAGAAGCGGTGGTGAAGAATGAGTTCACAGAAAATGGAAGCGGCTAG
- the LOC123149158 gene encoding AAA-ATPase At3g50940 has protein sequence MAPSYDKTIATAASLAASLMLVRSLASELLPSEVRDALSAALNSLRSRMTWQHTIVIEETEGWSGNRVYGAVKAYLATRINANINMQRLRVSSIEEDAKKMVVSMEAGEEMVDLYEGVEFRWFLVTREVKGDPNNGGGGAREIRSYEVRFHKRQKEKALKEYLPFIVATAKAIKDQERSLSIYMNEYGDEWSPIDLQHPSTFDTLAMDQKQKQSIVDDLDRFIKRKDYYRRIGKAWKRGYLLYGPPGTGKSSLIAAIANHLRFNIYDLELTGVDSNSDLRRLLVGMTNRSILVVEDIDCTIELKQREEDDKEHAKSNSTEKKKAEDKVTLSGLLNFIDGLWSTSGEERVIIFTTNYKERLDPALLRPGRMDMHIHMGYCTTEAFRILANNYHSIDYHVTYPEIEALIEEVTVTPAEVAEVLMRNDNTDVALHDLVELLKLKKKDATKIETESKQAEEKKDANEIKTQSMQVDEKKIVDEIKTESVQVEKKDDKKVVVKCEFTENGSG, from the exons ATGGCACCGTCCTACGACAAGACCATCGCCACGGCGGCCTCGCTGGCGGCCTCCCTGATGCTCGTCCGCAGCCTGGCGAGCGAGCTGCTGCCGTCCGAGGTGCGCGACGCGCTCTCCGCAGCCCTCAACAGCCTGCGCTCCCGCATGACGTGGCAGCACACCATCGTCATCGAGGAGACGGAGGGGTGGTCCGGCAACCGCGTCTACGGCGCCGTCAAGGCCTACCTCGCCACCCGCATCAACGCCAACATCAACATGCAGCGCCTCCGCGTCAGCAGCATCGAGGAGGACGCCAAGAAGATGGTCGTTAGCATGGAGGCGGGGGAGGAGATGGTGGATTTGTACGAGGGAGTGGAGTTCAGGTGGTTCCTGGTGACCCGGGAGGTGAAGGGGGACCCGaacaacggcggcggcggggcacgggaGATCAGGTCATACGAGGTGCGCTTCCACAAGAGGCAAAAGGAGAAGGCCCTGAAAGAGTACCTCCCGTTCATCGTCGCCACCGCCAAGGCCATCAAGGACCAGGAGAGGAGCCTCAGCATCTACATGAACGAGTACGGCGACGAGTGGTCCCCCATCGACCTCCAGCACCCCTCCACGTTCGACACCCTCGCCATGGACCAGAAGCAGAAACAGTCAATTGTGGACGACCTCGACAGGTTCATCAAGAGGAAGGACTACTACAGGAGGATTGGCAAGGCGTGGAAGCGCGGGTACCTGCTGTACGGCCCGCCGGGCACCGGCAAGTCCAGCCTCATCGCCGCCATCGCCAACCACCTCAGGTTCAACATTTACGACCTCGAGCTCACCGGGGTCGACTCCAACTCCGACCTCAGGAGGCTTCTCGTCGGGATGACCAACCGGTCCATTCTCGTGGTCGAAGACATCGACTGCACCATCGAACTGAAGCAgcgggaggaagatgacaaggagcATGCCAAGTCCAATTCTACAGAAAAGAAGAAGGCAGAAGACAAG GTCACATTGTCTGGGCTGCTCAATTTTATTGACGGCTTGTGGTCAACAAGTGGGGAGGAAAGGgtcatcatcttcaccaccaacTACAAGGAGCGTCTCGACCCAGCACTCCTGCGGCCTGGCAGGATGGACATGCACATCCACATGGGGTACTGCACAACAGAGGCCTTCCGGATCCTTGCCAATAACTACCATTCCATTGACTACCATGTCACCTATCCGGAGATCGAGGCGCTGATCGAGGAGGTGACGGTGACGCCTGCAGAGGTCGCCGAGGTTCTGATGAGGAACGACAACACTGATGTTGCGCTCCATGATCTTGTCGAGCTCCTGAAGTTAAAGAAGAAAGATGCCACTAAGATCGAGACTGAAAGTAAGCAGGCAGAGGAGAAGAAAGACGCCAATGAGATCAAGACCCAGAGTATGCAGGTGGACGAGAAGAAAATTGTTGATGAGATCAAGACTGAAAGTGTGcaggtggagaagaaggatgacaaaaagGTGGTGGTGAAGTGTGAATTCACAGAAAACGGAAGCGGCTAG